One genomic region from Nocardia vinacea encodes:
- the cbiE gene encoding precorrin-6y C5,15-methyltransferase (decarboxylating) subunit CbiE, producing the protein MASVAAVNGSAEWSGPPIAVVGIGADGWSGLGEAAREAVSDAEVVFGSARQLELIPQDVAVARREWPSPLVPALPGLFADHTGQQIGVLASGDPMFYGIGVTLARLLGADHLRVFPQASSASLACARLGWALAETPVVSAVGRPVETVLPELADRRRVLVLSADEHTPGRLVELLRDNGFGESMLTVLEQLGGPRERVVRERAAGWELAAGDPLNIVAIDCVADPKHLRATRVPGLADELFGGDGQLTKSEVRAMTLAALAPAPGELLWDIGGGSGSVAIEWCRTHPSCRAVTFERLEHRRRQIADNAAALGVPHLGVRGEILTDIEKSTESAPPDAIFIGGGLTQDGVLETCWSHLRQGGRLVANAVTAESEALLLSWAAAHGGELRKFQIYRAEALGKFTTWRPQLPVAQWAVVKGGSV; encoded by the coding sequence CTGGCGTCGGTTGCCGCGGTGAACGGCAGTGCGGAGTGGAGTGGGCCGCCGATTGCTGTCGTCGGTATCGGTGCCGACGGGTGGAGTGGGCTCGGCGAGGCTGCGCGCGAAGCGGTCTCGGATGCCGAAGTGGTATTCGGATCGGCGCGGCAGCTCGAGCTGATTCCGCAGGACGTTGCGGTGGCGCGGCGGGAGTGGCCGTCGCCGTTGGTCCCTGCACTGCCCGGTTTGTTCGCCGACCACACCGGTCAGCAGATAGGCGTGCTGGCCAGCGGGGATCCGATGTTCTACGGCATCGGGGTGACGTTGGCACGGCTCCTCGGTGCGGATCACCTGCGGGTATTTCCGCAGGCATCATCGGCATCGCTGGCATGCGCACGGCTGGGTTGGGCGTTGGCGGAAACTCCGGTGGTGAGCGCGGTGGGGCGGCCGGTGGAGACGGTGTTGCCCGAGTTGGCGGACCGGCGGCGGGTGCTGGTGCTGAGCGCGGACGAGCACACACCGGGACGGTTGGTGGAACTGTTGCGGGACAATGGTTTCGGTGAGTCGATGTTGACCGTGCTCGAGCAGTTGGGCGGCCCGCGCGAACGGGTCGTACGCGAGCGCGCGGCGGGGTGGGAACTCGCGGCGGGGGACCCGCTCAATATCGTCGCGATCGACTGCGTCGCCGACCCGAAGCACCTGCGGGCGACGCGTGTGCCCGGACTGGCGGATGAGCTCTTCGGCGGTGACGGTCAACTCACCAAATCCGAAGTCAGGGCAATGACACTGGCCGCGCTGGCACCCGCGCCCGGGGAATTGCTGTGGGATATCGGCGGGGGTTCAGGCAGTGTCGCGATCGAATGGTGCCGCACGCATCCGAGCTGTCGGGCGGTCACCTTCGAGCGACTCGAACACCGGCGGCGGCAGATCGCCGACAACGCCGCCGCCCTTGGTGTTCCACATCTCGGTGTGCGTGGAGAGATACTCACCGATATCGAAAAATCTACCGAATCAGCGCCTCCGGACGCAATATTTATCGGTGGCGGGCTCACTCAAGATGGCGTACTCGAGACATGCTGGTCGCATCTACGCCAGGGTGGCCGTTTGGTGGCGAATGCGGTGACGGCGGAATCCGAAGCACTGCTACTGAGTTGGGCCGCCGCGCACGGCGGTGAACTGCGGAAGTTTCAAATTTACCGGGCCGAAGCCCTCGGCAAGTTCACGACCTGGCGGCCGCAATTGCCGGTCGCCCAGTGGGCAGTTGTGAAAGGCGGCTCGGTCTGA
- a CDS encoding cobalt-precorrin-6A reductase codes for MKTLILGGTREAREIAHIASGERGFDIVSSLAGRVRDPLLPEGPVRIGGFGGVEGLRKWLANNEIAVVIDATHPFAGTISANAAGAATDLGLPLLHVRRPGWSQQPGDRWIRVPDLDAAAQAISELGERIFLTIGRQGVAAFAGLTDRWFLIRAIDPPTGALPPHHELLLARGPFSPADEQRLLTQHRIDALVTKDSGGDQTAAKLDAARSAGLPVVVVDRPELPPGAVVVESVDAAWKWLREIVSR; via the coding sequence CTGAAAACTCTGATTCTGGGCGGCACCCGGGAAGCCAGGGAAATCGCCCACATCGCTTCCGGCGAGCGAGGATTCGATATCGTCTCCTCGCTCGCCGGTCGTGTTCGCGACCCGCTGCTGCCGGAGGGGCCGGTGCGGATCGGCGGCTTCGGTGGTGTCGAGGGTCTACGGAAGTGGTTGGCGAACAACGAGATCGCGGTCGTCATTGATGCGACACATCCGTTCGCAGGCACGATCAGTGCGAATGCGGCCGGTGCCGCAACGGATCTCGGTTTACCGCTACTACATGTGCGGCGGCCGGGATGGTCCCAACAGCCCGGTGATCGGTGGATCCGGGTGCCGGATCTCGACGCTGCCGCACAGGCGATTTCGGAGTTGGGGGAGCGCATCTTCCTGACTATCGGTCGCCAAGGTGTCGCCGCCTTCGCGGGCCTGACGGACCGTTGGTTCTTGATCCGTGCCATCGATCCGCCCACCGGCGCGCTGCCGCCGCATCACGAATTGCTGCTCGCGCGTGGGCCTTTCTCGCCCGCGGATGAGCAGCGTCTGCTGACGCAACACCGGATCGACGCGCTGGTCACCAAGGACAGTGGCGGCGATCAGACCGCTGCCAAACTGGATGCCGCTCGCTCGGCGGGCCTTCCCGTGGTCGTCGTAGACCGCCCCGAGCTGCCGCCCGGCGCGGTGGTCGTGGAATCCGTCGATGCGGCGTGGAAGTGGTTGCGGGAGATCGTATCCCGCTGA
- a CDS encoding PadR family transcriptional regulator, whose product MANTSTQRKSLNSTAASLLGFLHDGPMSGWDLVTEAQDRIGDFWTITQSQVYRELAAMDAAGFVEKGEIGARERTPYQITDAGREAFLEWIARDPGAETIRVPLLLTLSFGKHVDPDHLDRIIAANKEIHQQRLDRYRTDDHTDMSAYQRATLEFGIGYERTVLAWFDRLPELLGR is encoded by the coding sequence TTGGCGAACACCTCGACACAACGCAAATCGCTGAATTCCACGGCGGCGTCGCTGCTCGGATTTCTGCACGACGGTCCGATGTCGGGCTGGGATCTGGTGACCGAGGCCCAGGACCGGATCGGCGATTTCTGGACCATTACCCAGAGCCAGGTCTACCGGGAACTGGCCGCCATGGACGCGGCCGGGTTCGTCGAAAAAGGTGAGATCGGGGCGCGCGAACGCACGCCATATCAGATCACCGACGCCGGTCGCGAAGCATTCCTCGAATGGATCGCCCGTGACCCCGGCGCGGAGACCATTCGGGTGCCGCTGCTGCTGACCCTATCCTTCGGTAAGCACGTCGATCCCGACCATCTCGATCGAATCATCGCCGCCAACAAGGAAATTCACCAGCAGCGCCTCGACCGCTACCGCACCGACGACCACACCGACATGTCCGCGTATCAACGCGCCACCCTCGAATTCGGCATCGGCTACGAGCGCACCGTACTTGCCTGGTTCGACCGCCTGCCGGAATTGCTCGGCCGCTGA
- a CDS encoding GntR family transcriptional regulator has protein sequence MYSSTEVAYREVKERILTGALPGGELISEGEIATDLGMSRTPVREAFLRLEVEGWMRLYPKRGALVVPIPPAEAEHVVHARYVVETGAVRAVVAHERSALIAELHVSLDQQRELAAAADFDRFAVADTDFHRAYVVAAGNPLLTGFYDSLRERQRRMNSAALHRGSTDTARIIEQHTRLAHLIEIGDTAGFATALVDHMSGVHQLEMRGL, from the coding sequence ATGTATTCATCCACCGAAGTCGCTTATCGCGAGGTCAAGGAACGCATCCTGACCGGCGCGTTGCCGGGTGGTGAGCTGATCAGCGAGGGCGAGATCGCCACCGACCTCGGTATGTCGCGGACCCCGGTGCGGGAAGCATTCCTGCGACTCGAAGTGGAGGGGTGGATGCGGCTGTACCCCAAGCGCGGCGCGCTGGTGGTGCCGATTCCGCCCGCCGAAGCCGAACATGTCGTACATGCCCGCTATGTCGTGGAGACCGGAGCGGTGCGCGCGGTGGTCGCGCACGAGCGGTCCGCGCTGATCGCCGAACTTCATGTCTCGCTGGACCAGCAGCGCGAACTGGCCGCCGCCGCGGACTTCGACCGATTCGCGGTGGCGGACACCGACTTTCACCGCGCCTATGTGGTCGCTGCGGGCAATCCGCTGCTCACCGGGTTCTACGACTCGCTGCGGGAGCGGCAGCGTCGCATGAACAGCGCTGCCCTGCACCGCGGTTCGACCGATACCGCCCGCATCATCGAGCAGCACACGCGTCTGGCCCACCTGATCGAAATCGGCGACACGGCAGGGTTCGCCACCGCACTCGTCGACCATATGTCCGGCGTGCACCAGCTGGAAATGAGAGGCCTGTAA